A segment of the Chitinophagaceae bacterium genome:
GAGTTTCTGAATACATAGAAATAAGAATCCCCCGGGCCTATTCCGATTGCGTATGAGCCATCGCTTACTCCCAAATCGAGATAACCAATTTTACCGGAAACTGCATTCCATATTTCCAGGTTTTTCGCTTTAACCCTGAACTTAACATTGAACCCCTGCATTTCAGTTGACTGATTGGAAATAAAATAAATATCTGCGTCAGCTGTTTTACGGTGAGTCCATGCAATACTGTTTGGTTTGAATGGCGTGCGGTTATCTGTCTTGCTGATCTTTACATCTTTTTCGATTCCCAGTTTTTTAAAATCAGCATCAACATAAGGAGTCAGCATCATCTTCCCCTTTTTTCCCGGCTTCAGCATTTCTTTGATGACAAGCTTTACATCACTATCATTATCTTTTAATCCAATTCCACTTACATAATCTTTACTCATCACAATCTTTGCACCGTCTTTCAACAACTGAAGAATTTTCTTCGCCACCCGTAAAGACATGACATGATTGTTGGGATTCATCTGCTGCTGATCAGGAAAAACCAACACTGTATAACTCGCTCCACCCGGCAGCACCACTCTTCCATTCTTCACCTGCATCATCATCAATGCATCAGGATTAAATGAATCATAGGTATAACCATTCAGCGGATCGATCCAGTTTTCCGGATCAGCCATATTTGCTGAATGTGTAACTCCATCAGGTATCTCCCTTTGCGGTTCTCCTTTATTCTGTAATCTTTTTTTCTCGGCTTCTACTTTTTCTTTGCCAAATATCCCGGGCAAAGTATTCACCAAACGATCAGGCAATATAGAACGTCTTGGAACTTCTTCGCCGGTAAACACCGCAATATCAACAACGGGTTCACCCATCTGCAATATTGCCTGGCATCTCGTTAAGTATTCAATCCATGCTTTGCTTTGCTTGAACCATGTTTGATCTCTTTGAAAATACAAACCAACTCCATCCAGTGTCATTCCCGGTTTTTTATCCATCCATGGATTCTGTGCAAATACATGAAAAACTATTTTATTAATCCCTAATGCAAAATTTCTGTCGCCCAGTATTTTTAAACTGCCGGGATGTTCACTCCAATCCATCCGAACTGTGGTAAACGATTCGGCCTGTATAATTTTCTTTCCATAAATATGTGCGCCACTGATGGCATCACGCATATCATTGGGTTTATCATGTGTTGGGCTGTTGAGCCAGAACTCTCCCATCGGAATATCTGTATTCTTATAATGCAGCAATCCATCGCTCATCATGGTTGGAGCAATTGCTTCTGCACTCATGCTGCAACCTTTGCATGCGCTTCATTTTTTAATGTGGTATAAAAAACATCATTCACCAGTTCCGCAATGGTTTCACGAACATCATGCAACACTTTTTCTGATGTTGCTGCGCTCTGCACAGGAATACCTGCCATTGCAAGTAGATAAGGCATCAAATCATAACCTCTTCTTTTTTTGAATTCAGCAGGAAAATTGCTGCTCCAGTTCTCGCTGCCGCATTCCCAGCTGTCAACATGAGAAAGTTTCAATACATTTCTTGCCAGTGCAGTGTCTGTTTCACTAAATGCTTTTGCAAACCAGCTGTTGAATTGAAGTTTAACAGCAGCAGCATTAAACTTGTCGCACTCCAATCCTAAAGCTGCGCCGCCAGTATAATTTGTATGTCCGTTAGATGTATGACCAATTCGCACAATCACCCAGTTACCGGGAGGCGGGGTCCATAAAAGATTTCCGTTTTCATTCATTTTTGTGGTGATATTAATAATGCTGTCAACCGGAATGGCTGATTGATCAGGCACCTGCTCTGCTGTTGTGTTCTTACTGATGCGCCACACAGAACCATTCTTTGATTCATATTGATGAATCACCGGTTCATCAGATAAATAAATACCCATCACTTTCAACGAAGGTTTCCACTTGGCTGCATCCAGATCTTCTGCACCAGGTTCTGAATCATCTTTGTCATATACAAAACGATAGTATTTTGCTGTTGTCAATGGAATTGAATAGGTAACATCTTCATCTGTATCCTGCCAGCCATGCCGTGGAGGATCAAGACGGGTGATTGTTTTAAAATCAATTCCATTCATACTTGTCTGCACAATTAAACGCTGTGCCTGGTAATTATTTCCGCCGGTATGAATTTTAATGGAGCGACATGAGAATGGTTTGGGATATTTATACTGTATCCAGCAACTCGTATCGCTTTTGAATGTTTCAGTTCCTTCATGTGCAAAGGAAAGAAAAGAAGCACGGGTTCCATTGCTGGTTGTAACAGATGGAATCATCACCACTTCACTGAATGCATTGTCGCTGTTGGCAGGATAAGCATACACAGCAATATCTTTATAATAATTTTCATTTGCTTCCGGTTGCGCAAGATTGATTTCTACATTCTCCCCATCCCTGATATACATTTTTGACCATACCAGTTTCTGCATGGAAAGATCAGGAGTAATCCACGGCCCGCCGGCTAATGCAAAACCATCGCTTACATGCATACCCAACTGAAGACCCAAACGTTTTGCTTCCTGCATGGCAAACTTTACCATGGCCCACCATTCAGGTGTTAACTGCCGTACTGTTGGTTGAAATGGAATTTTATGCACCGTATCTTTAATTGGCATGAGATAGGCACCACCAATTCCCACTTCTTTCATTGCTTCAAGGTCAGCAGGAATCCCTTCTTTTGAAACAGCAGCATGCATCCAGTACCAGAACACCCATGGTTTGGCAGATGCAGGAGGGTTCAAAAAATTTTGTTCAAGAGTTCCCTGTCCGTACAGATAATTTGTATTAATTACACTGGCAAGTAAAAAAAATATCAGCAGTATCCTTATTCGCATATGACAGAACCGTTAGTTATTTTACAAACTGCAATTTACTCATTCCTTTGTCAACTGAAGTAGCAACGGCAATTCCCCGATGATCTTTATTATCAACGGCGCAATAGAAATGATAAACCACACCCTTCCATTTCACCACAAAACTCTTGTGTGCGTACTTGGCATCGTACGGTTCGGATGATTTGATGAGATCTTCTCCCTTCCAGTCAGTCCAGTTGACTAAATCGTAACTGCAGGCAAAACGGTTAAAGGTTTCTTTTGGCCGGCTTTCCCAGAAAGCACCAAAATAGAACATCACCCACACATCATTTATCTTTTGCAGCACAGCATCGCCTGTAATACCAACGCCATGTTCCATTACGGGATCGGCATTGTAACGTTTCCATGTGACCATATCGTTACTTACGGCCATACCTATACGTTCAAACCAACGCCATTTGGGTTTGTTTCCGCTGCTGTCCCCATTTGCATTGTAGTACATGATAAATTCACTCCCGAGTGTTTTGTTCCTGTCACGAATCACTGTGCTTTTATACAGCTTACGGTTTTCCCACCAGCGCACATCTTTATCAGTTGAGCTTAATACCGGTTGTGTTAACCTGTTCCATTCATGTGGTTTGGTTGGATCGTTTGTTGTATTAGCGATGCCGATTGCTAAAGGTCCGGATTCATAACCTCTGTCCTTACCACCGATATAACTCATCCAGTATTTTTTCTGAAATTTTTCCAATTGATAATTACCTCCCCACTTTGTATTCTGCAAACCGATATAACCTGCTTTCTGGTTATTATCCCAATCAGCAGTATCAGAAAAACTCATCAACTTACCAAGTGTTTTCCATTGCAGCAGGTCTTTACTTTTTGCGATCCATGTTTCATAACCCCGACCATCAAACTGAATATAGGTCATGTACCAAGAATTTCCCTTGCGAAACACCGAAGGGCAATCAATCTTCTTTGTATCGTTTTCAGGCGTTACAACTAAGCCATACTTGTAAGGTGTTTTTACTTCTTCATATACCTGTTGCATTACAGATGATGGCACTTCTTTTTGAGCATTTGCAACCGCAACACTCAATAGAAAAAATATCAACCACATAAACTTCATATCATCATCATTTTTTGGGGAAAACAATTGTCTCTTTCCCATTTTCCAGATCAATTGCTTTCATTACTTTTTTGCCCTCTGCATCAAAAAAACGCTTTCTTATTCTTTTGCCATCATCTCCAAAACATGTTTCTTCGAATACATAACGAATATCATCGCTGCCATATTTATTTTTTCCGGCAATCCAATAAATCATGAACATCTTAGTCATTCCGTTAAAATGATATTCATGCTGAAAATATTGCTTCGAATTAGGTTCGTAAATTGTTTCTTCCCGCAAATTTCCGTTCAAATAATAAGAAAATTTATGAAGAAGATTTCCACCTGAATCATAAATGGATAAATATTCCACCTGCCTTCGCTGGCTCCATTCAAAAGCAGAATCAGCACTTACCTTTTCAAACATAATTAACGGATCATACTTAGCCATAGATAGAGAAGAATAAACCGGATACCAATTAAAAATTGAATCTTTTGGTGTTCCATAAAAATAGTTACCAGTTGAAATTAAGTTTCCTGATTCATCCCATTTCTGCCTTAACCCATTAAAACCCCTTTGGAATAATTCGTTTCAGAGGTTTTAACTCCTTAATTGAAAATTCAGCAGAAAATCCATTCAAAGTATCATTCTTATAATTAGAAATGCTATGAACCTGTCCGTTCTTATACCAGATAGTTTTTATACCATTGAGCAAACTATCCTTAAAACTGCAGTTGATGATTCTATTTCCATTTTCATCATACATTATCTGATTACCAATAATTTTTCCATCTTCTCGCTTTAAACTAAAAGACGGTTTGCCATTCAGCCACTTGCCGTCATACTTTCCATTCTTAGGTAATTTGGTAAATACATTTCTTAAATAATTTAATGATGAAATTCCTGAAAGATAAGACCATGAAAAATACAACTCACTTGTATCAACAGCAAGAAACTGCTGATTATAACCACAAGGAAAAAGAGTTGGGTATCCATTCCAATCGTTTGCTAAAATAATCCAGCATTCACCCTCCTTAACACCCATATCACAAGATGTATTAACAGAGCTAACCAAAATTTTACTAATGACCCCGCCTTTAAATATTTCAAGTGACTCTACTTCTGCCAACTGATAATATCTCATTGAATTGTCAGTTACTTCAAATGATGATAATTTCTTAACCTTCACTACACTAACATATTTATACGTTGAAATTTTTTCGCTTGTTAAAGGCTCGGTATGGCAACTACATGCTAAAGCAGAGGTAGTAATTAAAAAAGTTAAAAAACCAATAAAAACAGTTTTCATTAAAATTTAATTTTCTTAATAATACTAGAAACAGATCTTTTTGAAGTATTTACCGGTACAAGATAAAATGAATAATGATAATTTTTTGCTTTAATCTGGTATTGCTCCAAAGGTGCTGCCACATCGCTCCAGCTATCGTTACCACCCACACCCATTTGAATAAGATCGATATTGAGTGTGATGAAGCCGGCATCTTTTAGTTTATTGGTGTGCTTTGCATTCTGGATATTTTCTTCTGTATAAGGCCATGCACTCATGCTGAGCAAACTGTCAGCAACAATTAATAAACCATCTTTTGATTTTGGATTGTTTAAGTACATCCATCTTACATCAGTTCTGTTTCCATTTTCCTGGGGCACAACATAAGGTTCCATGAAATCAAAAATGTTTTGATTGTAGATACCAACATCAGAACCATATTTTCTGTCGATATAATTTTCCATCGGGCCGAGGCCAAAATACTCGATTTGATCATAGCTTCTGTTGATTGCCCCCTGCATACCAACTTTGGGAATATTAGGTAAGCCCGGTTTTACATTCAATTTATAATCCACTTTAATAATTCCGCTTTCGCTGATTGTATAATCAACTTTTACGGTTGCACTATCATTGATCAGACTGAAATTAGTTGTAATCATCAGATCACCTGACGCAGAACGACCAACGGTTGTTCCGGTTTGTTTTAACTCATACTCATACCATTGCTTCATTTTTCGCTGTGGCTTCCACCCTCTCTTGTCATTATCAGTAAGTGGACGTTTGAAATGTGGTAAGAATGGTTGAGCAATTTGTTCTTTGCCATTGTACACATAAGAAAATAATCCTCCACCAAAAGTATTCAGAATACGTATGTTAAAATTTTTACCTGTAACAGAAACAGCATTTATACTTTCAGTTACCGCCAGTTTTCCATAAGATTTTGTTTTACTCGGAACAGCATTTGCTTTTTTAAGCTGAAGTTGATTTGATGCAATTTCAAATCCACTTTCTGCCCACCCGCTTGGTTTCTGAACCAGGAATTTCATATCCACATGATACTCTGAGGATGATTTTAGTTTCGGCAACCATCTGGAAACAGGAAATTCAACTGATGTTCCCGGTGCAACAGCAATACCACCAATCAACTGGCTGGAAATAATTTTCCCATCTTCTCTTATAGCAATGTAAGCTGTGTATGCATTTACATTCTTCACTTCACTTCGGTTGATGATACGAATCAACCCTTTTGTTGAATCGGCCCACTCACATTGTATTGGTTGAAAAATACGTTTACATTCATACATCGCTTCCTTGGGTCTTCCGTCAGCCGCAACAACTCCCTTGATGGTAAAATTGTCGAAATACTTTTCACCATAATCACCACCGTAAGCATAATATTTCACTCCTGCAGAATCGGTTTTCTCTAAGCCCTGGTCTTTAAATTCCCAAATGCAACCACCGATTACTCTTGGTATACTTCGCCATTGATCCCAGAAATCTCTTAAGTTACCGGCACTGTTACCCATGGCATGCGCATATTCACAAAAGAAGATCGGACGATGATCGCCGTTCGGTTGATTCACCAGCAACGGTGCTGTATAATCTGATGGATACATCCGGCTGATCACATCAACATAATATTGATCCAGCGGATTCTGAATACGATGCGAATGATCATTTGTTTTTAAATAACGTGGATCAGCCTGATCAATATACCCTTCTTCTTTCGGGCTGCCCATGGCTGGTTCATAATGCAGCGGCCGGGTAATATCAAAGTCTTTGATCCATGCCGCCATCGCTGCATGATTAGGCCCGCTGCCTGCTTCATTACCCAAACTCCACATTACAATCGAAGGATGATTTTTATCTCTTAAAGCCATGCGGCTTACTCGTTCAATATAAGCTGCTGTCCATTGAGGATCATGATCAAGCTTACCACCCAAACCATGTGTTTCTAAATTCGCTTCATCAATCACCATTATTCCAAACTCATCACATAAGTCTAACAGATACGGATCACTTGGATAATGCGAAAGACGAACACAATTAAAATTGAACTGCTTAATGGTTTTTATATCCTGCAGAATATCATCTCTTGTTAATGCCTTACCTCTTATTGGATGATGATCGGGGCGGTTGACCCCATAGAGATAAGTCAACTTTCCATTGATGAGTAGTTTGCTGTCACTCTTTCTGAATTCAATGGAACGAAAACCAAGTTTACAGGTTTTTACCTCCAATACTTTACCGGTGCTGTCTTCCAATGTCAACACCAACTTGTATAAGTTTGGTTCTTCCGGACTCCATTTTTTTGGATTGCTGATGCTTGTTTCCATCAAACCAAATTTCACTCTGTCTAACCGTGGATGAATTTCGTTGATGATCTCATCTGTCTTTTTCGAAAGTGGTTGTTGTAATACAGGTTGATTGTTTGCATCGTACAACTGCGCCTTCAACACATAGCCGGGCATCTCCTTTCCGGTTAAATTTTCGATGCGTGGACGAATACTCAACAATGCATCTTTATAATCCTTATCCAGTTTTGTTTGATAAAAGAAATCTGCAATACGCAACGAAGGTTCTGCGTGCAGATACACTTCACGATGAATGCCACTCATGCGCCACTGATCCTGGTCTTCAAGGAAACTTCCATCACTCCATCGAATTACCCAAACAGAAATCACATTCTCTCCTTCCTGTAAATAAGGTGTAATATTAAATTCGCTTGGCAGAAAACTGTCTTCTGCATAACCGGCGAACTTTCCGTTGATCCATAATTTATAGGCTGAACTTACTCCACCAAAATGCAAACTCACATTCATGTTCCTCCAGTTAGCAGGAACAGTAAATGTTTTTTGGTAGCAGCCTACACCGTTATAATCCTGCGGTACCTGAGGCGGATTCACCGGGCGAAAAGGATATACTGCACTTTTATAAATCGGTTTATCATAACCCTGCATTTCCCAATTGGAAGGAACATTGATTTTCTTCCATCCACCTACTTTGCTTTTATAAAAATCCTTCGGCGCATCAGCAGGTTTTAATGCAAAGGAGAAATCCCAATCACCGTTTAATGAAATGTATCGTCCGCTTTTCGTTCTGTCACCATTCAATGCATCGGCAACAGTTGCAAATGAATAAGCAGTTGCTCTTGCTTGATCCCTGTTAATACCGCTTACCAACGGGTCTTCAAAAGGTTCACGGTTATAAACAGATGGAGCAACGGGGATTGCTGCCGGTGTTTTATCTACCAACTGTGCATAAAGGCCTCCCCAAAAAAAAAGGAGGGGCTTATGAACAGCATAATTATTTGTAATTTTCTTCTCATGGCAAAAACTTTTCTAATAAAAACCTTACTGGTCTTACCCAAAGACACGATTTAATTTCCCCCTTTAGGGGTTAGGGGCTTCAACAACTCCATTTCAATACATGCCTGTAAAAATGGTCCGATTGCTTTCAGATCATCATCTCTTCTCGGTTCGTTTACATAATACTCATACGTACCATCACGGTATGGAATACCGCCCAAACCTGCGCCCGCAACTGCCTGTATGAAATGGTACTGACCGTTTGCATCTTTCGTTACAAATTCTTTGATCATACCATTGTATGCTTTTTGTAAAGGAGCATTAAAGCTTGCAGGTAAATATTTCAGTCGTACAGCTTTTGCCAATGCAAATACAAACATGGCTGTACCTGATGATTCGAGATAATTCTTTTCTTTATTTGCTTTGTCTGTTACCTGCCACCACACACCAGTTTTTGCATCTTGGAATTTTACAATAGCTGTCGAGAGTCGATTCAAAATAGTAATCAACTCTTTTCTTCTTGGATGAGTTGCAGGAATAAAATCAAGCACATCCACCAGTGCCATCATATACCAACCCATGCTTCGGCTCCAGAACTCAGGCGATACACCGGTTTGTTTATTCGCCCAACCTTGCAGTTTACTTTCATCCCAACCATGATACAACAAACCTGTTTTCGAATCCCTTCCATATTTCTCCATCCACACAAACTGATTGATAATATCATTAAAATCCCGTGATTGTTTATTTACAACTGCATACTCCGCATAGAATGGTTCGATCATGTACAAACCATCCAACCACATTTGTGATGGATATTTCAGCTTATGCCAAAAGCCGCCGGCTTTGTTGCGTGGCTGTATGCTGATCTGGTCACGCAATGTTTTTGCAGCAATTTTATATTTCTCTTCTTTATACAATTCATGCAATCGCAACAACTGTCTGCCGGGAGGAATATTATCGCTGTTGTATTCATCCATCACATACGTACGGATCTTTCCATCAGCAGTAATAAAATGATCAACGATGTGTTTGGTATAATCAATATAGGTTTGATCGCTGGTCATTTTCCACAAACGTTCAAAGCCGATCAATACAACGCCTATCTCATAATTCCAGTTAGCAGGGCGGTTACCCACTGGTAATTTATCCTGTTCAAGGTGACTTGCATATTTTTTCACCACCATTGAATCTTTGTACTGATTCATAATAGTAGCCGCCATTTGTTTGGGATACTCGATCTGTGCATTTGCATTGAATGCAACAAGTAACAACAGTAAAGCAAGTATTCTTTTCATTTTTGAAACTTTATTTTTATCATAAAGGAATGTCGAAAAATAATTTTCATGTTGCGTTTCTTTCTCCCCCTTCAGGGGGTTGGGGGGCTCTTCTTCTCCAATAGTTCGCTAATAAACTTCCACTGATATTCATCCACGGACTAAATACAGCGGGAGCCAATCCAACCGTTCCCAGCTTACCCATACTTCCTGCAATGCCGCTGGCCATACCGCCGTTTTGCAAACCTACTTCAAAGGCAATGGTTCGGCTCGAATTTTTATCCATCCCAAATAAACGGCTTAGCCAGTAACCAAAGAAATAACCAGCTGCATTATGAATAACAGAAGCAATGAATAAAAGCACACCCACCTTCATCAAATTCTCTCTCCCAGCAGCCGTTGTTACTGTTGTAAAATAAATAATGCCAAACATCGAAATCAACGGCATCATGCTATCAAGTTTTGGAAACCGCAGAGACAGCCAATGATAAACTAAACCGGCAATGACAGCACCGGCAAAGAAACCGGAGAGATTCATGCTTTGTACCAATCCATGGTCAATAACTATTTTTTGAAGAACAAATACAATGGTCAAAATCCATACAGCTGAAATTGCAGCAAGCAGGTATACTTTCTTCTTCTGTTCAGCTGAAGCACGTTTCAGAAAATCATGCAACAGTGCTGCACCAATCGGCACCAGTACAATTTTGATGATCTCCATCATCATATCCACAAATCTTATTTCGATCAATGTGCCTGCCAGTGTTTTCATCAATAAAGGTGTAAGTAATGGAGCAACCAGTGTTGCCATTGCAGTTACAATTACACTCAACACCAAATTCGCTTTCGCCAGGTACACCATTACATTACTTGCCAACCCGCTGCTGCAACTGCCAATTAAAATAATACCTGCTGCAATCTCCGGTTCAAAATGAAATACTTTCGTCAGCAGCAAACCCATCAACGGCATAATGGAGAAATGACAAAACAACCCAACTAATACACCTTTGCCTGTTGATGCTAATCCGCTAAAATCTTTCAGGCTCATATGTGTACCCATCCCAAACATCACCAATTGAATAATGACAAGGATCAATGTTTTATCACGAAGATTAACGCCACCCCAGTTTTTAAACGCTTCCGGGAAAACCATTCCTGCCACCACTGCTGCAATGATCCATGCTGTGTATTGATAACCTTTTAACGACGGCACCGAACCCAACCCGATCGCAAAGAAAACCGCTGTTGCAATTGCAGCAGGTTTGTACAGCGATGCATTCTGCATCACTATACCTGTCAGCAATAACACTGCGGCAACAGCACTAATGATTAAACATATTTTATTAAATTGCTTCATAAGCCCCATCTCCCTTCCTCTTCCCCGGAGGGAAAGAGGCGGTTCTTTAAAATTTTATTCAACATTATATCTACCACTTGATCTTTCTATTTTTTATGCAGCAAATTCAATTAGTTAAAACCTGTTGCAAATACAGAGTGTTTCAAAGTCCCCCTTCGGGGGATTTAGGGGGCTAATATCGTTGCTAAATATTCCATTGCTACCGGTGGGCTTGCGAGTATCGGCACTTTCTTTTCTGCTTCGGTTAATGTGTCCACTACCCTTGCCATGCTTGCCTGCGCCAACACAATTACATCCACTTCATTCGCCAATTGCTTTAATGCGTCTCCTACTTTCTTGTCATGTGTTGCTGCATCGCCGCTCATCAATGCTTCAAATGCGCCTTCGCATAAAACAGATTTCAATTCAATTTCTTTTCCTGCAACTAAAGCTCTTCTTCTCACCAAATCGCTTGTTGGATTTAAAGTGGTTGACAATGTTGCGACCACTCCAATTCGTTTTCCCATCTGCACTGCTTTATCGGCCATTGGCTGATCAACACGTAACACAGGCACTCCGGTTAATGTTGCAGCTGTTTCAACTGCAGGCCCGATTGATGAACAGGTGAATAATATATAATCAGCACCTGCCTCCTGTGCCGATGCGGCATAGTTCACTACTCTTTTCGAAGTATCGGGAGTAAGTTCTCCACGTGCAATGGTGTTCTTGATCAAGCTGTCATCAACTATGTTGAATACTTTTACGTTCGGTAAATATTTCTTACACAACTCTGCAAACACAGGCACTAATGTTGCCGATGTGTGAATCAATCCTAATGTTTTACCCCCACCCCCTGAAGGGGAGTTTGTTGTTTTACTATTTGACATAATTTCTTTTTCTATTTTGTTTACCAACTATATTACTACTGTCATCACCTGTTGTGTCACTCACTTGTACGTCCATTATTTCTATTCATCATTCACCAAGCGTCCCTACGGGATGCAACCGCATTCAACTACCTTTTCTACCCACCAAATGTTCCTACGGAACAAATTCATCATTCACAATTCACCATTGACCATTCACAATTCACCACTACAACTCTCCGTTCAACAACACACCAAAATAATTCTCTCCACCAACCTGTCCGCCTTTAAAGTTTACTTCCAGTCCGTTTATCATTTCATTCCTTGAATACGCTTTGCACAATGGTGCACCACTCACCAACGGAGCAATCATTTCTACTGCATCGATCTCCATGGCTCTTGCAGCATAGCTGCTTGTATCGCCACCGGCTATTACAACACGTTTAACATTTGAATTTATCACTGCTTGTTTTGCAATGTTTCCCAAAGCCCTCCCCAATTTCTCTGATGAAAGATTCTCCAGCTCTTTTGCACCTGTATGAACGATCACATTTTTCTGTTGCAACAATATCCCAACATGCTCAGCAATTGCATCGTCAATTATGCCCTCATTTACAATTCGCACTGCATCAAGCACCACTTCTGCAAAACCATTTGCTTTGGCCCATTCGATCTGTGCAGCACTAACAGGTGAACAACTGCCTGATATCACCAATAGTGATTCTGCTTTACCAGGATGCTTCCATTCAGTTACAGGATTCAATAGTTTCTTTTCATTCCAATAATTACCTAACGCTGCTTCTACACTTGATCCGCCAACACTGAACAAAGTTTTCTCTTGTCCCAGTCCGTTCATCCACTCACCGATCCTGATCAACTGTGATTCATACATTGCATCAACCAATACCACCTCTTCATCAGTTACTGCATCATTCCATTTTTCAATGGGTTGTTCCAGTTGTGAAATATCAATTAATCCAATCTTCTTTGTTGTCTGTTTACCCAAATGCAAACGCAGATCACTTTCATCAGCTGGTGTAACCGGATGTTTACTCATTGATGGATGACGATCCAACCGATAAATTTTCCCGTTACTGCCAATCCCCATTCGTGCAAACAAATTACCAAACACACAATATCTTCCAAGCGATGGTGCGCCACCCAACACAGGGATCAATTTATTCTGGAATACCTCCGCTCCACAATCAATCGCTTTCCCAATACTTCCCACAGCAGGCGATGAATCAAACGTAGAGCACACTTTATAATGCACCTGCTTTGCTCCACTCGCTTTCAACTGTTCAAATGCAGGGATCAAGATCTCTTTCATCTGCCCCTGCGATAATGATCTTGTTTTACCTGCCACGCCAATCACATCAAGCTGCGGAAACTGTTGCAACTGTTCCTCTGTTGGCGGTTCAATAAACAACACAGCTTTTGCACCGGCACGTGTAATAAATTCCAGTGCATCGGTACTACCAGTAAAATCATCGCCATAAAAAGCGAGTAATATGTTTTGTTTGTTATTCACTTCAACTTTATATCAACAACCGCCGTCAGGGTTTGCAACCGCTGACGGGGTTATCCAAATTTTTTCACCGATTCTGCAAACTCAGGATACATCTTCGCTGCATCTTCCAGCGTTAATCCATCAACTGCTGCTTTCCATGCCTGTTGCAATGCAACCACACCTGCTGCTGCTCCCATTGGATGCGC
Coding sequences within it:
- a CDS encoding bile acid:sodium symporter family protein — translated: MKQFNKICLIISAVAAVLLLTGIVMQNASLYKPAAIATAVFFAIGLGSVPSLKGYQYTAWIIAAVVAGMVFPEAFKNWGGVNLRDKTLILVIIQLVMFGMGTHMSLKDFSGLASTGKGVLVGLFCHFSIMPLMGLLLTKVFHFEPEIAAGIILIGSCSSGLASNVMVYLAKANLVLSVIVTAMATLVAPLLTPLLMKTLAGTLIEIRFVDMMMEIIKIVLVPIGAALLHDFLKRASAEQKKKVYLLAAISAVWILTIVFVLQKIVIDHGLVQSMNLSGFFAGAVIAGLVYHWLSLRFPKLDSMMPLISMFGIIYFTTVTTAAGRENLMKVGVLLFIASVIHNAAGYFFGYWLSRLFGMDKNSSRTIAFEVGLQNGGMASGIAGSMGKLGTVGLAPAVFSPWMNISGSLLANYWRRRAPQPPEGGERNAT
- a CDS encoding Asp/Glu/hydantoin racemase — translated: MSNSKTTNSPSGGGGKTLGLIHTSATLVPVFAELCKKYLPNVKVFNIVDDSLIKNTIARGELTPDTSKRVVNYAASAQEAGADYILFTCSSIGPAVETAATLTGVPVLRVDQPMADKAVQMGKRIGVVATLSTTLNPTSDLVRRRALVAGKEIELKSVLCEGAFEALMSGDAATHDKKVGDALKQLANEVDVIVLAQASMARVVDTLTEAEKKVPILASPPVAMEYLATILAP
- a CDS encoding four-carbon acid sugar kinase family protein, producing MNNKQNILLAFYGDDFTGSTDALEFITRAGAKAVLFIEPPTEEQLQQFPQLDVIGVAGKTRSLSQGQMKEILIPAFEQLKASGAKQVHYKVCSTFDSSPAVGSIGKAIDCGAEVFQNKLIPVLGGAPSLGRYCVFGNLFARMGIGSNGKIYRLDRHPSMSKHPVTPADESDLRLHLGKQTTKKIGLIDISQLEQPIEKWNDAVTDEEVVLVDAMYESQLIRIGEWMNGLGQEKTLFSVGGSSVEAALGNYWNEKKLLNPVTEWKHPGKAESLLVISGSCSPVSAAQIEWAKANGFAEVVLDAVRIVNEGIIDDAIAEHVGILLQQKNVIVHTGAKELENLSSEKLGRALGNIAKQAVINSNVKRVVIAGGDTSSYAARAMEIDAVEMIAPLVSGAPLCKAYSRNEMINGLEVNFKGGQVGGENYFGVLLNGEL